The Mycolicibacterium cosmeticum DNA window CATGTTGTTCCCGATGTTCTGTTTCGGACTGGGGGCGTTCCGCGCCGGCTACGACCCGTCGGTCCTGGCCATGCTCTACGACTTCGGCTATCTGGCGTTCATCGGTTCGTTGGGCTGCTTCTGTGTCATGTGGATGGCCTTCGGCCTGGCGATCATCCTGGACGAGAACAGCATTCTGCCGAAATGGCTTGGCTACTACACCGTTTGGCAGTATGTCTCCGAACTGATGGCCGCACCCGTCTGGATCGCCAAATCGGGCCCGTTCGCCTGGAACGGTCTGATGACGTTCTGGTTCGCGATGGTCGTCTACGTGCCCTGGCAAATCGTCGTCTATGTGTGCATCTACCGCTCCATCCGGGCACAACCGGACGACGAGCTCGAAAATGCCTGGCGGGCAACGTCGGAACCGCTGCCCCAACTCCGCAGGACGGCGAACACATGACCCGTGCCGTCGCCGCCGATTCACGTAGGTCACAGGCGGCCGGTCACCTCCCCGGCGAAGGGAGCATGTGGTTCTTCGTCATCGGTGACCTGCTCATCTTCGGCGGCTATTTCGTGGGCTACATGTATTTCCGCGCCCAGGAGCACGCCGTGTTCTTGGCCGCTCAGGCCCGGCTGAATGTGGTTGTGGGCGCGGTGAACACGATCATGTTGCTGACCAGTTCACTGTTCGTGGCGCTGGGTGTCGCGGCCGCCCGCACCGGCCGGGCGCGGGACGCGGCCCGACTGCTCGGCGTGGGGTGGGCGTTCGGCGCCGCCTTTCCCCTGCTGAAGCTGTTGGAGTACGTGCCGGAGATCACCGCCGGCCTGACACCGGGAACGAACGCGTTCTTCATGTTCTATTTCGTGATGACGGGCCTGCACCTGTGCCACGTGCTGTTGGGCCTGGTGATCCTGGGCTTCGTCATCCGCAATCTGCTTGCACAACCGAGGCTTTCGTTCGTGGAGACCGGTGCCACCTACTGGCACATGGTCGACGTGCTGTGGTTGATCCTGTTCGCCTTGCTCTATCTGATGAGGTGACCGTGCTGTC harbors:
- a CDS encoding cytochrome c oxidase subunit 3, which gives rise to MTRAVAADSRRSQAAGHLPGEGSMWFFVIGDLLIFGGYFVGYMYFRAQEHAVFLAAQARLNVVVGAVNTIMLLTSSLFVALGVAAARTGRARDAARLLGVGWAFGAAFPLLKLLEYVPEITAGLTPGTNAFFMFYFVMTGLHLCHVLLGLVILGFVIRNLLAQPRLSFVETGATYWHMVDVLWLILFALLYLMR